Genomic DNA from Nomascus leucogenys isolate Asia chromosome 10, Asia_NLE_v1, whole genome shotgun sequence:
tagtagagacggggtttccccgtgttagccaggatggtctcgatctcctgacctcgtgatccacccgcctcggcctcccaaagtgctgggattacaggcgtgaggaaagctcatttttataaatgttttagacACTTTTTTTGTTTACAAAGTGCACAATATTACTTGATATCTtggtttttaaaagcataaaaagtgTTGCCACCTTTTAGGACTGTTGTGCTGAGCAAAGGCTTGGACGGGAGGACACGGCCTCCAAAACACATGTCCAGTCCATTGCCTCCTCtccatccccagcccctggcctgcTTCAGGTGCCAGAATGTCCTCACTGGGACTTCATTCTACAATTGGTCCTCTCTCCACAGTAGCTCTGAAAAGATCTTTCTGGTGCCCAGATATGACCTGTCCCTCCCCTGCTCAACCACCTGTTATGGCTCCCCATTGCCTTTGGGTTAAAATGGAAGCCATTAccattttcccatattttccaCAGCCAGACCCTGCTTTCACTTCCATAGTTATTGTCTCATCACAActcacttcctttctctctcattctctctctgtctccttctctcttccctcctctctttatCTTGTGCTCCCTCACTTTTCCtcactcttccttcttcctccgtTTATAACCATCTCCTTCCCCGACACACAAACCTCTCTTtcacttttctccctctctcctgctccctctttttgcatttttgccCAGGCTCTCTTTTTGACCTAGGGCACTACTGCATCCAAACACCTACTGATCACCATTCAGGGTTTCAGTTGAGGCactttattattttggttttttacttttttagaaatGGGTTCTTTCTGTACTGTCCAGATTGATCTTaaacctgacctcaagtgattctcccatttcagcctccttgGTACATGGTATCACAAGCAACAGCCACCAGATCTGGCTTGAAACACTTTCTATAACACTTTCTGtactcccagccatgcttctctTGCTCTTAACTCCATCCTTGCCCATGTGGACTGGTAATGTCTTGTGGTGGGACCGTTTCCACTAGGCTAGAAGTACCTGGAAAACACATCCATAGGCAGGGTTCTTTCCAGGTCTCCAGAGCACAGAAAGGTTCTGGGAACAGAACTGGCATTGAAAGGCATGTGGAACTTTGCTGAATGAAGACTGAATGGATGAACGATGCAGGTGTTCCAGACAAAAGATAGATGACTTTTACCCCTAGGTCTCCCTTAGGACTCCCTGGACTGGACTGGAGGGTAGGAATTAGGGACCAGAAGAGCAAACGTTCAGGAAGTAAAGatgtttgaaaaaaatgataattcagagaaaacaagaaaggagTGAAGGGAAAATTCATTGAACATGTCTAGGTGTCATCATCTGCCTTCATATATTGTCCCTAGTTCTCTCAGCAGGCTAGGACTCTGTGTCCCAAAAGTCTGAAAACTTTCCCCTGCTAGCCAGGCTGGATACCAAGTTCGGCCACTGTGCTCTACTCCTAGTACTACTAAGCAATAATGGAAGAATCGACAAAAACAacttccccctccccacctgAGCAAACATTCAAGAAGTGAGGATGTTCGAAAAAACTGATATTTCTGGGAGAACAGAAAGAGAGTGGAGGGGAAGTTCATTTGCTGAACATGTGCAAAGTAGCATTATCTGTCCTCACATATTGCCACCAGTTCTCTTAGCAGCCCGGGTCTTTCGGTCCTAAAGGCCTGCAACCTTTCCCCTGACAGCCAGGCTTGGTATCAAGCCCTGCCTGTGGTCCTCTGCTTTTATACCCACTAAGCAATAGTGGAAGAATCAACAAAACAATTCTTCCACCCCTCCTCACTTGGGGAGCAGAACAAATGATGGGCTCAGGAACAGGCCAGAAGAACCTGCACTCACCATTCAATCTCTTTAGGATCGCggtccttcagaagctcttgcaCCTCCTGTCGGCAGCGCTCCTGGTATTCTGGGTGCCTCGCAAGGTTGTACAGGACCCAGGAGAGACCACTGGCCGTGGTGTCATGGCCTGAGGAGCAGCCGGGTAAGCTTGGCTTCGGCACCAGAGGGTGGACAGCGCCCAGATATTGAGGCCCtcagaaggatggagggagggggaagatgGGCAGAATGGAGTGATCCAGGGTCCACCTACCCGGATCCTGAGATGGAGGGACCTCTGTCCCCACTGTAATCCCACACTGGGACCCTCACCTCCAAACATGAAAGTGTCAGCCTCTGCTCTTATATCCTCATCTGACAACGCCTTCCCATCTTCATCCTGAAGAGAaagcaagacacacacacacacacacacacacacacacacaaattatacTATCTCTGAGACTCCGGAGTCTAACCTGAGATAATCTCTGAAGCTCTGATCTTCCCGAAACTCAAATGCACTCTGCACGTCCAGATCTCTCTTGTTCACCATCACCAGAGCCCCAACTCCAAGGGCTTCCCCCAGATCCTTTGCCTCCTCTTTGGACCCTGGTGGCAGGAATCAAtggttctcaaatattttcatttttctgcataataCAGACTTTCAGAGAAAAAGATACTGGCAACCTGGGGTACAGGATATTTGAATGGCAATTTGCCTTGGAGGTTAGAAATTATGTATTGCTCCAAAAATATTTGCTCACATTCTAGAGTGGTAAACTCAGAGAATCTTATCTTTCCAGAAGATATTTGGTTATAAACTACAGAAATTGCCATCTCACTGGAGAGGAGTAGTCTATACTCCAGAACAAagcgttctctctctctctctctctctctctgtctctttcacccTGTAATAAAGAAGGAGCATATGAGCTAGCTCTCCTATATAAGCTATAAGACTCATAATGTGGGGGCCCCTCTCCTGTGGTGCAAATTCTTGTGCATTTACAGTTAAAAACATTGTGTTGCCCTAGGAATGGGGAGCCAGCACTACCATCCTACTCCACCTGCTGTTATTGCTGTAAATAATTAATGGGCTGCTGTGATCCAGGGGTTTGGTGCATCTTTTATCATAGATACAGACATAGACAAAGACGTAGACATATAGATACacataaaaatgtgaaagacTAACACACTAACTTGTAAGTTGAATAAAATCTCATGCTCTTCACAGTTTCAGAATTAGCAGTGCCCTGATGGCTGCATTCAGCAGAGTCATCTTTAAAACCTATCTGTGACTTTCCCTTTCTCAAGCATCTTCCATGGCTCCCAGTGCCATTTTTATCAAGTCCAGCTTATTTCATCTGATGTTTGACGTCAAGCTCCATTCTATCACTTTAATTCAGATTGTAGAGAAACCCACCTTGCTCAGCAGAAGCACATCAATGAAATCCAAAGTCTTGGACTTGGCTTTGTCCTTGAGGAAATCATCAATACCGTGAGTGGGAAGGGTACGGCGCCGCTCCCGGATGACAGCGTCTGTGAAGTCGTGCACCATGCGGCAGGCCCTGTGGAAGCGCCGCCCGTCATGGGTGAGGTAATACAGAAAGTCCGTGTGCTGGAGGATATGCTGGCTTCTTTTCTCTACAAGGGCACTGAGCTCCAAGATGGTGGCAATATATTCACTGGGCCTCCTGCAGGGCAAGGGCAGAAAGGGAGGCAACAATTGAACACAGGCAAAGCCCCAGGAACACCTCCTACCAGCAGCCAGGAGCTACCTCCCATCAGAAAACTGAGTATCTAGAAATAGATGGTCCTAGAGATACATGGTGGGTATCAGTCATGAGACTGACTCTCTAGACTGTCTTCTCTCCCTGCATCCTATCTCTGAGAGAGCTGTCTCCATGCACCTAGGCACCTAGAGTATAGCTTGGACACCATgtttctctcctctgtctcccatCCAGTATGCAGTACTGATCATTTTCCTTACCAAAACTGTCCACACAACTCAGATTTCATCCTCTTCCAGTTCAGCCGTGCTCCAGCCCCCAGCATAgccaactctctctctctgtctctctctctccctctctctctctccctctctctctctctctctctctctctccctttctctttcaccCTGTAAGAAAGAAggagcagctgggcacagtggctcatgcctgtaatcccaacactttctgAGGCCAAAgagggaagatcacctgaggtcaggaatttcgagaccagcctggacaacatggcgaaccacctctctactacaaatacagaaATCAGATGGACGTGGTGGCGGACTATCAGTTTCCCACACAGCTCAGCTCTTACCACATCCATCATCAGCTGAAACTACAAAAGCTCTCTGGAAATCTCTTGATAAACTTCATACCACTTTTCCTGATTTTCAGTGCCCTTAATATCTAGCCCCTACTTCCGCAACCTCATTTCTACTGTCTCTTGCACATGCTTGGCTCATCCTAATCTTCTTGCTTTTACACACGTATTTCTACCTACCTGGAAAGTCAgcactttctcctcttcctcGACCTTCAAAGCACAGCTATGATATAAATCCTCCCGAAAGGTACTTCTGGTTACTTtgctcattcctccctccccaacTTACTCCCTTTGGTCCGTGAATTCACATCCCAGGCCCTGGGAAGGAACTCACTCCTGACAATGGCTGTCAAAGCTGAAGATGCATTTCTGCAGACTGTCCAAGGTCATGAGGCTGATGTGCTCAAACATGTCCAGACGACTGCTGCCCTCTGAGGCCAGGTGCTGCCACTTGTCCTggccagagaaatgaagacagcTAGAGCTGGGCCCTACCTCCTTTGTGCCCCTCCCCAGTCCCAAATATCAGGATGGACTCCCCCACAACCAGCCTCCTGGTCGTCTGCCCCAGGAACCTATTGCCAGCAAAGACCAGACTTGGATGGGAGCAGAAACTGTTAGTATTAGGAGACAAAGACCCATGGCTGGGAGTCAGGGGACCAGCATTCAAGTCTCAGCTCTGTCTCCTATGCTCTGTGTGCCCTTGGTCAACCTATTGCCCTCCTCTAGGTCCCACCTGTCAAAACTTCAATAACGGTCAAGGTGATCTGCCTTGGGGCCAGATAAACCAGGATAGAATCTCTGCTCCACCACTCCTAGCTCACTTCCTGGCTGGTTGAACTCTGTCCAGCTCCCTAATCTCTCTGGCCCTCAGTTCGTCATCTGCAATAGGACAAAAATAACCATAACCTCACAGGGTTATTAAAATTTAGACAACTTGTATCCTGGCATTGAGACATGACATTTTTTCAGGCACATGATGagtcaatgtttgctttattcaTCTCCATTGTAataaattcatttcaaaaatatccCTGTGTTGGAAGAGGCACTTCTTCATCAGCCCTGAGCATCCTTGCTGTTGCCACCAATGCAAGACTGTGATGTTCTTACCTGAGCCATTTCTCAGAGTTGTGTTTGCAGATAACAACCTGGAGAGATAAGGCAATGACTCCTCCTGGACCAATATCAGGCTTGTATCTGCCACTATTAAAGCAGATTCCCTAAGCCTAATGCCCATTGTCTGTCATGCAATGTACTGCATGAGCAGGCTAATGGCCATGAGTAATCAACTaccctttgtctctgacccaggagtctgtTAGAATGCATGAGACAGTAACAAGCTAACTTATCAGcttgcatattaaaaaaaaaatcctagacaCTTCAGAAAATCCTGACCCCCCAATTCCTCACTTCTCCCTGTATTCATACCCTTTCCACAGTAATTTTTCAGCAACTCCCATTAAGAGATGCATTCTATTTTACACCCCTTTGAGTCTGTACTGGACTTTTGACTTTCGACTCTCTTTGGCCAATACAATGTGGTGAGATGATGATGTAATAACTCTAACAGACTCAAACCTGGTTGAACTTTGAAGCATTGCAAAGACAATGTCCACAGACATTGCAGCCCCATCTCACGGAACCCAGTCTCTGCCATGTGAACAACAGGGTGTCTTCTGGAGGCAGAGAATCACATGGGGGAAAGTCCATGTGTCACAGCTGAGGCCATCCCAGATCAGTCTGAAGGTACTGAAGCCCCAAACATGTGAATGAACTCAGCCAGGATCAGCAAAGCTGCCCACCTGACCCACAGCTGCTCATGTGCCAAGAGTGATCCCTTCCACATCCAGAAGAAGTGGCCAGCTGTCTCACAGACTCGTCAGCAATCGTAAATGCTTATTGCTCTAAGCCAATGAGTTCTGAAGTGGTTTGTAATCAGCAATGACTACTACGCAATCTTCATTTTTACTGTCTTGAGTTTACAGGGATTCTTgtgagaaaaacacagaaactgACACCTTCTGataacctactatgtgccaagtaaaTGACCTTTTAAGTAGggattatcatccccattttacagatgaggaaaccaaggctcagagaggaagAGCAATGGCCCAATGCCACCCAGAAGAGCCAAAATTCCAGACCAGATCTGCCCATGGTCCCTCCACCCCAAGACTCCAGCTGGGACCCAGAGTTCAAGGGACTCACAAGCATGATGTTTGCACTCTTGTTGAAGATCGTTATATAGGGCTTCAGGATGTTGAAATGGAAGGCGGGCGTCAGCATCCGACGGTGGCGGCTCCACTTGTCACCGCCACTCAGCAGTACCCCTTCTCCTAGTAGGGCAGCCAAGGACAGTGGGCAAGAGCAGCACTTCCACCACCCTCCCGCAAGGTTGTCCCCAACCCCTTTCACCTGCAGGTACTCACCCAGCCAGGGCTTCAGGAACCTGATGGAGAGATCATCCTTGGGTGCAATGGCAGCTGACATGAATGAGGACCATCAGGGGCCATGTAGAGGGCGAGAGAGGAACTTCAGGTATAAGGCAAGGCTCCCTTCCAGCACGTTCCCCGCTCCATACCCAGCATAGCAGGAAGGGGGCCAAGGGCAAAGGACGAAGGGAGGTTAGAGGAAGAAGGACCAGCCCAGGCTGCAACAGCACAGTAAATCTACGACACAACCTAACAGGTCATAGCACACCCCAGCACACCATGACATGGCTCCTATATATCCCAACATGTTCTGCAACAACTGAGCACAGCTCCACACTCTACAAAATACCTTTAAAGGATCTCGGACACCCTGTCTGCCACAGCACTCTCTGTCATCTCCTGACATGGACCTGAGATAATCTGACATGACCTCTGTGTACCCCACAGACAAGCCCCAGATAGGGTTTAAATATGATTTCTTAAATGTCCCAGACATGTCCCAGGTGTAACCAAGAGTTTTCTTCAAGCTTGATTGGAATGGATTCCGAAACCTGGCTCAGGAAGACTAAAATAATAACTCTGACAATTCCAAAGAGACCCTAGCTCCCAGACCTTGGACAAGCTACAAACATGGCCAAGAGATGacaaggaggagaaaaggcaatTTCAAATCACATGTCAGAGAAGAACTAgaaagtctctgacatgcccCAAGTGTCCTTGGCCACAGCTGAGCCACACACATGATGACTTCTCCATATGATCCCAGGTTAAACAGAAAAGATATAACCAGGTATAGTATTGAAACTATAGGCTATTTATGGGACCCCTTGGGGAAAGGTGAGCTTTCTGACAAGAACTGAGCTGCTAGGACCCATGGTTGACAGCATGAGAGAAAggctgtcttaaaagaaaaagcgATGCAGAGAAATGGTGAAATTAAGAAAAGGAGACAGATTCCTGATGATGTTCATTGACACCTGGATTCAGCCACGCCTGAAGACCACCCTCCCTGGACTTTACACTCCTTTGATTCTCTTTATTTGCTTAGAGCACACGAAGTTGAGTTTCCACCACTCACAACTGAAAGAGACCTCCGCAGCCAGAGAGCTGGTGACCTGCACAGAGTCACTAAGGATTTTGGGGTCAGAGCCATAGTTTCTGTGGGATGCTGCCACTTCCCTAGCTCAGCCTGGTGTGTCCAAGGATGAGAAGAGCAGAGAGCAAGGGGACATCAAGCAGCCAGTGTGGGCTCTCCTATGGGAGAATCCTGAAGCCTGTAGGAGGACAGCAGGAAACTTAGGGTGGATGAGTGATaggatgaggtaggaggaacTGACCCATCATAGGTGGATGCCACATAAATAGCAGCCCAGATTCTCCACCAGCCACAAATCCTCCTACCACTCTGGACTGAGGGATGGGCAAGGCTGGTGCCAGGACTGGCTGGGCCCCCAAAGACCAATGATGCCCACTGCATCATCCTGCCCCACACTTTAAAAATCCTACTTATTGGTCCAGACTCAGCTCCAACAACTTTTCCTCCAGGAAACCTTCCAGCCTGCCCCAGCAGACACCCAGTTCTCTGTGTTGTCATACCCATCTCTCTCTTGCCCATTCCTGACCCCATGAAGCTGGAAATGTCTCTGTCTAGACCCATGTCCTCAAGCATGGGTGTTCCTTCAAGAAAGGGCCCTGAGTTGAGGCCTCTTGGAGCCCCAGTGGTGCCCAGAACACCAAGGCAGGGAGCAGATGGCCATGGAGAGAGAAGACATTGATTTGGAAGTCTCAGTGAGGGGCACGAGTACTCAAGGAGGGGCCTGGGTACTGCAGAGACCACACAGAAGCTTGGCCtgacacccaccaccacaagcTCTGCATGGGTACCTGAGGCATTGGTGATAGACCGGATGGTGTCAGGGTGACATAAAACGATGAAGGGGATGATGGGACCCAGCCATATCGTAAAGCCCTGGGAATAGGTGGCAACCATCTGGGTCGAGTTCTTCAAGCCCTCCTCTGTAGGAGTCATCTGAAAGCAAGTCAAGGGTCATCAcctcctgtgatggttaattctaGGTGTCCACtggactgggctaagggatgcccagatagccaGTCAAACATTAttgctgtgtgtgtctgtgagggtgtttgagaagagattagcatttaaagGTAAACAGATTGGAAATAGTAGGTGCAGAGGAATGAGTGAGCgaggagaggaaagagcaagtgaggagaggaaggagtgagggaggagaggaaggagtgaggagaggaatgagtgagtgaggaaatgaatgagtgagcagaggaatgagtgagtgaggagaggaatgaatGCGTGGGTAGAGGAACGAGTGAGGAGAGGAACGAGTGAGTGGGTAGATGAacgagtgagtgaggagaggaatgagtgagtgaggagaggaatgagtgagtgaggacaggaatgagtgagtgaggagaggaatgaatGGTGGGTAGAGGAACGAGTGAGGAGAGGAACGAGTGAGCGGGTAGATGAacgagtgagtgaggagaggaatgagtgagtgaggagaggaatgagtgagtgaggacaggaatgagtgagtgaggacaggaatgagtgagtgaggacaggaatgagtgagtgaggagaggaatgagtgagtgaggacaGGAATGACTGAATAAgaagaggaatgagtgagtgaggagaggaatgagtgagtgggtattggaatgagtgagtgaggagaagaatgagtgaatgggcacaggaatgagtgagtgaggagaggaatgagtgagtaaggagaggaatgagtgaggcGTCTCCCTTGCTTCTCTGAGTTCCCAGACCCCAGCCACCATCAATACACAGCTCCCTGAACCCCTACTGGAAGTCCCACTCCTCTGGAAGTCCATCCACCCTGAGACACCAGAAcccatccaatccattgagggcaTGAACAggacaaaaggcagaggaaaggaagaacTTGCTCTCTATTCTGCAGCTGGGACATccgtcttctcctgccctcagaacTCCAGGTACTCAGGCCTTTCTGGACTCAGGCTGAATTTTCACCACCAGTGTCCCTggtttctggcttgcagatggtatATCATGGGACTTCTTGACCTCCATCATCACATTatccaattcccataataaattcttatctctctgtctctttctgtctccatacATACATGCATTAGAGGTAAGAAGAAACACCCTATCTGTTTCTAAGGAGATTCCGTTTCTagggagaaccctgactaatgcacCTCCCTAGAAGGGGCCAGAGCAAGTTCCCCCACAGCCACCGGATGTGGTGCAACCTCTGCAGTGAGCAGCGTGTCTGGATTCTGAACAGCTGCAGGTGATTTCTGCTGACCTCTGCCCCTTCTCTCTTGGGGCTGTCCCCAAGATCCAAGGGTAAATaccaaagcagagagagaaaacaggtCTGCTCAAGAGGATGTGTTTTCTCATCCTGGATTGATTTCAATCTGGGGATTGCTACATGGGAGGGTCCCCATGGGAGGAGGTTTGTGGGCAGCAGTGTGGCCTCAGGACATATCCCTAGGGCTGGTTCCCATATCCTTTTGTGTCCTGGTTGGTCCACATGGGCATTGGTTCCTCCCACAGACAAAGGATCTGCATGCTGAGGGCCCTCCATTCTCAGCAGCCCCCAGGGGAGCAGAGGTGACTCTAATGTCCATCAGGATGGCAGCTCCCACCTAGGAGAGCCTCACTTacgccaggctctgtgctagtgCCTCCTGTGCACCTGTGGACACGCCGATCAATCCTGCCTTTTGTAAGTGAGCAGACAGAGGCCACGTCCCCCAAAGGGGACGGCTGGTCCAAGTCAGAGGGCAAGGTTTGGGAGTGTCAAAGACGGCTTCTGAAAGGGGAAGGGAGTGGCCAAATTATATCCAGGTTGGGCTACAGGGCTCATTGGGACATCTTAGTGGGGAAAAGCACGTCGCCCCTGGAAGGGAAGGGTGTGGGAGACTGCCTGCACTTCTCTTCTGGTCCAGCTGTGTCCTTCCTTGGGGAAGGAAGTCACAGCTAACTTCTGTGGGAAAGCAGCAGCCCAGAGATGGGCAGATACAAGCAAATGGGCCAGGCAGGGAGCAGCCCCTCTATAGTGGGCTCCGGAGGCCTCAAGTCCAACAGTGGAGAAGGTGGGAATGCCAGGAGAGCCCTGCTCTGTGCACCCCACACCCATACAGGAGCCTCTGGGAGGTGCACTATGGTAGGGAAGACAAGCAGGAAAAGAATCcatgcaggctgaggtgggaggacagggaGGTGAGAAAGGTTTGGCATGGAACTgcagaggaatgaatgaatgaggaaaggaATGAGTCTGTGGGTAGAGGAATCAGTGaatgaggagaggaatgagtgagtgaggagaggaatgatTGAGTgtggagaggaatgagtgagtgagcagaggaatgagTGGGTGGAGAGAGCAAAAAGTGATTGGATAGAGGAATAAGTGAATGGGTAGAGGAacgagtgagtgaggagaggaatgagtgagtgaggagaggaatgacTGAGTGGATAgaggagtgagtgagtgaggagaggaatgagtgagtggatagaggagtgagtgagtgaggagaggaatgagtgagtgaggagaggaatgagagtgaggagaggaatgagtgagtgaggagaggaatgacTGAGTGGATAGAGGAGTGAGTGAGTGGatagaggaatgagtgagtgaggagaggaatgagtgagtgaggagaggaatgagtgagtgagcagaggaatgagtgagcagaggaatgagTGAGCCATCTCCCTTGCTTCTCTGGGGTCGCAGACCCCAGCCACCGTCAATACCCAGCTCACTGAGCCCCATTCCTGCTCCTCTGGAAGTCCATCCACCCTGAGACCCAGACACATTTTGCTGTCACACTCACCAGGCCCAGGTGACCCCAAAACCAGTGCCGTTTTGGGGGCTGCGGGAAACACTGGAGCCGGCGGCAGTTGTTATAGAAGGCATAAGTCCAAGCCAGGACG
This window encodes:
- the LOC100593273 gene encoding cytochrome P450 4F12, with the protein product MSLLSLPWPGLRPVATSPWLLLLLVVGSWLLARVLAWTYAFYNNCRRLQCFPQPPKRHWFWGHLGLMTPTEEGLKNSTQMVATYSQGFTIWLGPIIPFIVLCHPDTIRSITNASAAIAPKDDLSIRFLKPWLGEGVLLSGGDKWSRHRRMLTPAFHFNILKPYITIFNKSANIMLDKWQHLASEGSSRLDMFEHISLMTLDSLQKCIFSFDSHCQERPSEYIATILELSALVEKRSQHILQHTDFLYYLTHDGRRFHRACRMVHDFTDAVIRERRRTLPTHGIDDFLKDKAKSKTLDFIDVLLLSKDEDGKALSDEDIRAEADTFMFGGHDTTASGLSWVLYNLARHPEYQERCRQEVQELLKDRDPKEIEWDDLAQLPFLTMCVKESLRLHPPAPFISRRCTQDIVLPDGRVIPKGIICVITIIGVHHNPTVWPDPEVYDPFRFDPENSKQRSPLAFIPFSAGPRNCIGQAFAMAEMKVVLALMLLHFRFLPDHTEPRRKPELIMRAEGGLWLRVEPLNVGLQ